A window of the Brassica napus cultivar Da-Ae chromosome C5, Da-Ae, whole genome shotgun sequence genome harbors these coding sequences:
- the BNAC05G24630D gene encoding uncharacterized protein BNAC05G24630D yields the protein MASCAISNPIHSFKILKRSPYNSLFGWNSGEKIDNPRSPQKLVYHDDVQLPFSLSLVNKTFLKGRELKCCYKASIDGFSATKFHERCDFQGPCVIIAYTKDMSFKFGGFSPEGYRSTDDYYDTFDAFLFYWLDDSDEPIVLPKVGGSGAALFDYARGGPQFGADGLLIGPPLAPVMGGFAGPDTNSGIGDLRMAKSRLGLSYAKRKDGKESIFGDESKVTLDDVLVFCSPYIASLY from the exons ATGGCTTCGTGTGCCATCTCAAACCCAATTCATTCTTTCAAGATCTTGAAGAGAAGTCCTTACAACAGTTTGTTTGGTTGGAACTCTGGCGAGAAAATAGACAATCCCCGGTCGCCGCAGAAACTGGTCTACCATGACGACGTccaacttcctttctctctttcGTTGGTAAACAAGACCTTCCTAAAGG GAAGAGAATTAAAATGTTGCTACAAAGCAAGCATCGATGGGTTTAGTGCAACAAAGTTCCACGAACGTTGCGATTTCCAAGGTCCATGTGTAATCATAGCTTACACCAAAGACATGTCCTTCAAGTTCGGCGGGTTTAGCCCTGAAGGCTATCGAAGCACTGATGATTATTACGATACATTCGACGCTTTCCTCTTCTATTGGCTCGACGATAGCGATGAACCAATCGTACTTCCTAAGGTTGGAGGAAGTGGAGCGGCTCTGTTTGATTATGCACGCGGAGGGCCTCAGTTTGGAGCTGACGGGCTTCTTATTGGACCGCCTTTAGCTCCCGTGATGGGCGGGTTTGCGGGTCCGGATACGAACTCTGGTATTGGTGATTTGAGGATGGCTAAATCAAGACTTGGTTTGTCATATGCTAAGAGGAAAGATGGGAAGGAATCTATCTTTGGAGATGAAAGTAAGGTTACTCTTGACGATGTCTTGGTCTTTTGTAGCCCTTATATTGCTTCTTTGTATTAG
- the LOC106445217 gene encoding MND1-interacting protein 1-like produces MGCTVRDKHVRAARKIRPAYKPELELDLDRVALSKSIVESSLKNLVYHPGLTGSTSGSCCVHSGTSFEESVWGYCTEENLQEILLKHLEFLYDQAVSNLIDLGCEESVAMRAVLSNGHCYGESDVLKNIVNNSLSYLNISSNGDQSEAGFTDLRDLEEYSLDGMVYLLQQVRPSFSKGDAMWCLLMSELHVGKASTMDLPNRGTCCAKEDSHGEGTLDLAGFMAPALCRFHGGWAFGNGGGPEFSGKGWFSMNNAELKLQREIECPRRFNLSPTMKSLLKRNVAAFAAGFRASMKQKQKQIDDGTSGEGADPTHVESEESVGSVLEKFRDLNLDDNLESVGEDGVIVTLLRQVKDLEKKLKERKEWAQKKAMQAAQKVSDELTELKSLNSERESIQMLKKGKQAVDESTVKRLSELENAVRKATCQRDTANAIVRTLENQNAEIRAEREGLKLSASESMKACMEESKKEKKCLKKHLAWQKQKLKLQDEITAEKEKIKALYKSLAQITQDEKEIEAKRVEEQKAKEQALAQVEEEQRSKEAAEAHNKRKLETLRLKIELDFQRRKDDHQRLEQELSLLKASSDTDSSHLSSNVWEPERSQGENIAKLLEELDKLEGSYESEANNDRECIICMKDEVSVVFLPCAHQVVCGSCSDNFFSSNNGGGGKVTCPCCRAVVQQRIHIFGATS; encoded by the exons ATGGGTTGTACGGTAAGAGATAAGCACGTGAGAGCGGCCCGGAAGATCCGACCCGCTTACAAACCCGAGCTCGAGCTCGATCTCGATAGGGTTGCTCTGTCGAAATCAATCGTTGAGTCGAGCCTCAAGAACCTTGTGTATCACCCAGGTCTCACTGGCTCCACCTCAGGGAGCTGTTGCGTCCATAGCGGGACTAGTTTCGAGGAGAGCGTGTGGGGTTACTGCACGGAGGAGAATCTCCAAGAGATCTTGCTCAAACATTTGGAGTTTCTGTACGACCAAGCTGTCTCCAATCTCATTGATTTGGGCTGTGAGGAAAGCGTGGCGATGAGAGCCGTTTTGAGTAACGGCCACTGCTATGGTGAATCTGATGTTTTGAAGAACATTGTGAATAACTCATTGTCGTATTTGAACATCAGCAGCAATGGTGATCAGTCAGAGGCTGGTTTTACCGATTTGAGAGATTTGGAGGAGTATTCCCTTGATGGTATGGTTTATTTGCTGCAACAAGTTAGGCCTAGTTTCAGTAAAGGTGATGCTATGTGGTGTTTGTTGATGAGTGAGCTTCATGTTGGTAAGGCTAGTACTATGGATCTTCCAAACAGGGGAACCTGTTGTGCTAAGGAAGATAGCCATGGAGAAGGTACCTTAGATCTTGCTGGTTTTATGGCGCCTGCCTTGTGTCGTTTCCATGGAGGTTGGGCTTTTGGGAACGGAGGAGGGCCTGAGTTTTCTGGTAAAGGGTGGTTTTCTATGAACAATGCTGAGCTGAAATTGCAGAGGGAGATTGAGTGTCCCAGGAGGTTTAATCTTTCTCCAACCATGAAGTCCTTGCTGAAGCGGAACGTCGCGGCCTTCGCTGCTGGGTTTCGTGCTAGTATGAagcagaagcagaagcagaTAGATGATGGAACTAGTGGTGAGGGGGCCGATCCTACACATGTGGAGAGTGAAGAAAGTGTGGGTTCGGTGTTGGAGAAGTTTCGCGACCTGAACCTTGATGATAATCTGGAATCTGTTGGTGAGGATGGTGTGATAGTCACACTGCTTCGTCAGGTCAAGGATCTcgagaagaagttgaaggaaaGGAAAGAGTGGGCTCAGAAGAAGGCAATGCAAGCTGCCCAAAAGGTCAGCGATGAACTGACCGAGCTCAAATCACTGAACAGCGAGAGAGAAAGTATCCAGATGTTGAAAAAGGGGAAACAAGCTGTTGACGAATCGACCGTGAAAAGATTGTCCGAGCTGGAAAACGCTGTTAGAAAAGCTACCTGTCAGCGTGACACAGCTAATGCAATTGTAAGAACGCTTGAGAATCAAAATGCAGAGATCCGAGCCGAGAGGGAAGGTCTCAAGTTAAGTGCGTCAGAATCAATGAAAGCGTGCATGGAAGAAtcaaagaaggagaagaaatgcTTGAAGAAGCATTTGGCATGGCAGAAGCAGAAGTTGAAGCTGCAGGATGAGATTACAGCTGAGAAAGAAAAGATCAAAGCCCTTTATAAGTCATTAGCTCAGATAACACAAGATGAAAAGGAAATTGAG GCGAAAAGGGTAGAGGAACAGAAAGCAAAGGAGCAAGCTCTGGCACAAGTGGAGGAAGAACAACGCTCAAAAGAAGCAGCTGAGGCACACAACAAGAGAAAGCTGGAGACTCTCAGGTTAAAGATCGAACTAGACTTCCAACGGCGCAAAGACGATCACCAAAGGCTCGAGCAAGAGCTGTCTCTGCTCAAAGCCTCTTCAGATACTGACTCAAGCCACTTATCCAGCAATGTTTGGGAACCCGAAAGATCTCAAGGAGAAAACATAGCTAAGCTGCTTGAAGAACTAGATAAGCTTGAAGGGTCTTATGAGAGTGAAGCAAACAATGATAGGGAATGCATAATCTGTATGAAAGATGAAGTCTCGGTGGTGTTTCTTCCGTGTGCGCATCAAGTAGTGTGTGGTAGTTGCAGCGATAATTTCTTCTCGAGCAACAACGGTGGCGGAGGCAAAGTCACTTGTCCTTGCTGCAGAGCTGTGGTTCAGCAGCGAATCCATATCTTTGGAGCAACCTCGTGA